The proteins below are encoded in one region of Periplaneta americana isolate PAMFEO1 chromosome 11, P.americana_PAMFEO1_priV1, whole genome shotgun sequence:
- the LOC138709593 gene encoding DNA damage-regulated autophagy modulator protein 2-like isoform X2, with protein sequence MAVLNGHVEALFPYISNTGSLSPESCVFAQCTNIAAFLILCCVYVKYLQVIEFPTISSGSGVSDAINRTALVFGIISCIGFDIVGNFQESNIIVVHMIGAVLCFGAGTIYFSIQLWISYKIPGLTSRVILIVRTVIVTLCIVFTFTTMFCGIFSYMEAEEKENREAYMKWKPEDGGWELHLISAFSEWILGFSYCAMFLSYVPEFYAINVHTPVITFKKMNNSLFTVEE encoded by the exons ATGGCAGTTCTCAATGGCCACGTTGAAGCCTTGTTTCCGTACATCAGCAATACTGGTAGTCTTTCACCGGAGAGTTGTGTATTTGCACAATGTACGAATATCGCTGCATTTTTAA tattgtGCTGCGTCTATGTAAAGTACCTGCAAGTAATAGAATTCCCCACGATCTCCTCTGGAAGTGGAGTAAGCGACGCTATAAACAGAACTGCCCTTGTTTTTGGTATCATTTCCTGTATCGGCTTTGACATAGTTGGAAATTTCCAAGAATCAAACATCATAGTGGTGCACATGATAGGGGCCGTTCTGTGTTTCGGAGCAGGAACGATTTACTTCAGTATCCAG CTTTGGATTTCTTACAAGATACCAGGACTTACGTCCAGAGTCATTTTAATCGTACGGACAGTTATTGTTACTCTGTgcatagtgtttactttcacaaCTATGTTTTGTGGAATTTTTTCATATATGGAAGCTGAGG aaaaggaAAACAGAGAAGCATACATGAAATGGAAACCTGAAGATGGTGGCTGGGAGCTACATCTCATAAGCGCATTTTCCGAATGGATACTCGGTTTTTCTTACTGCGCCATGTTCCTCTCTTACGTACCTGAATTCTATGCCATCAATGTTCACACTCCTGTTATCACATTTAAGAAAATGAATAACTCATTATTTACAGTGGAAGAGTAG
- the LOC138709593 gene encoding DNA damage-regulated autophagy modulator protein 2-like isoform X1: MVFTKIYLIPGFVSVFVPLTFVITYVMAVLNGHVEALFPYISNTGSLSPESCVFAQCTNIAAFLILCCVYVKYLQVIEFPTISSGSGVSDAINRTALVFGIISCIGFDIVGNFQESNIIVVHMIGAVLCFGAGTIYFSIQLWISYKIPGLTSRVILIVRTVIVTLCIVFTFTTMFCGIFSYMEAEEKENREAYMKWKPEDGGWELHLISAFSEWILGFSYCAMFLSYVPEFYAINVHTPVITFKKMNNSLFTVEE; encoded by the exons ATATGTAATGGCAGTTCTCAATGGCCACGTTGAAGCCTTGTTTCCGTACATCAGCAATACTGGTAGTCTTTCACCGGAGAGTTGTGTATTTGCACAATGTACGAATATCGCTGCATTTTTAA tattgtGCTGCGTCTATGTAAAGTACCTGCAAGTAATAGAATTCCCCACGATCTCCTCTGGAAGTGGAGTAAGCGACGCTATAAACAGAACTGCCCTTGTTTTTGGTATCATTTCCTGTATCGGCTTTGACATAGTTGGAAATTTCCAAGAATCAAACATCATAGTGGTGCACATGATAGGGGCCGTTCTGTGTTTCGGAGCAGGAACGATTTACTTCAGTATCCAG CTTTGGATTTCTTACAAGATACCAGGACTTACGTCCAGAGTCATTTTAATCGTACGGACAGTTATTGTTACTCTGTgcatagtgtttactttcacaaCTATGTTTTGTGGAATTTTTTCATATATGGAAGCTGAGG aaaaggaAAACAGAGAAGCATACATGAAATGGAAACCTGAAGATGGTGGCTGGGAGCTACATCTCATAAGCGCATTTTCCGAATGGATACTCGGTTTTTCTTACTGCGCCATGTTCCTCTCTTACGTACCTGAATTCTATGCCATCAATGTTCACACTCCTGTTATCACATTTAAGAAAATGAATAACTCATTATTTACAGTGGAAGAGTAG